A DNA window from Turicibacter sp. TJ11 contains the following coding sequences:
- the mfd gene encoding transcription-repair coupling factor encodes MNVMNKYISKSEQLQTLMTALMKENQNVLLSGVRTSFYAPLFQMMFENQQRPIIIMMQNLYHAQRLYDQLIDLMDDQFIRLFPMDEFITAEMLASSSELRTERMSTLTSIINNPNQIVITHVAGATRFLTPKEIFKQADIKIEVGSIYELEELKRKLVELGYQSVRMVEQMGEFSVRGGILDIFPMTEENPLRIEFFDDEIDTIRYFSPDTQRSINKVDSFIISPTFELVYSEEQVNLFEKRIKERLSRTVHLLDDETREELYAKIYQDIEKIKNHQDLEIMHKYISLLYDEPNTLLSYLDDPLVIYIDYNRILENQEHMNEDALSWQESAIESGKTIVDLNLYRPITEISASRQLFLLEHTSSLKDIELTEHIKLMTKSVSEFHGQLEFFAKECKRLKENNTTVFVAVSSMEARNNLANYLEELGITVVFPTSVEEVREGSIHLIYERLPLGFELLDPRIVVYTDYEIHTKRKKPTSYKSNFKEGKKIKDYNELKIGDYVVHVQHGIGQYIGIETLETNGALKDFIMIAYRGGDKLYVPIDKIEMVQKYVGSEGATPKIHKLGTSEWEKTKAKVKKTVKDIADKLIKIYAKREHLPGYAFSKDTIAQQAFENAFPYVETEDQLKAVAEIKADMEQPHPMDRLLIGDVGYGKTEVAMRAAFKAVQDGKQVAYLAPTTILSKQHYESFVARFKDFDVKIGLLNRYVSIKEQQELLTNIKNGKINIVVGTHRILSKDVVFNDLGILIIDEEQRFGVEHKEKIKEFKTEVDVLTLTATPIPRTLQMSMIGIRSLSLIETPPMNRYPVQTYVLEEHDGVIRDAIERELARDGQVFYLYNRVSDIEKRAAKIQKLVPDAVVEYAHGQMSKEQLEQTMADFEEKKFNVLVCTTIIETGIDIPNANTLIISDSYRLGLSQLYQLRGRVGRSDRIAYAYCMYPRNKVLTENAEKRLQTIKEFTELGSGFKIAMRDLAIRGAGDMLGAQQYGFIDTVGLDLYTQLLSEAVVHAREGSDFEVASFELPKLEFDFPTKVDAYIPDFYISDESTKIEIYQKIKKVTNDEEYNDIIDELIDRFGDFPDDVKYLIDLTFLKNITESYIQKTKSTNNSIEFILKEDITQDIDGQKLFEAVHKIGSMIRLAYKDNCINIIFDLPVVKRLQWFEYALELFKNFERFKKDVKKV; translated from the coding sequence ATGAACGTAATGAATAAGTATATTTCAAAGTCTGAACAGCTTCAAACTTTGATGACAGCATTAATGAAGGAAAATCAAAATGTTTTATTAAGTGGGGTTAGAACATCTTTTTATGCCCCACTATTTCAAATGATGTTTGAAAATCAACAAAGACCAATCATCATTATGATGCAAAATTTATATCATGCTCAACGATTATATGATCAATTAATTGATTTGATGGACGATCAGTTCATTCGTCTTTTTCCGATGGATGAATTTATTACGGCTGAAATGTTAGCATCTAGTTCGGAATTACGAACAGAGCGAATGAGTACACTGACATCAATTATTAATAATCCAAATCAAATCGTTATTACACATGTTGCCGGTGCTACAAGATTTTTAACACCAAAAGAAATTTTCAAACAGGCAGATATTAAAATTGAAGTTGGCAGTATTTATGAACTCGAAGAATTAAAACGAAAGTTAGTTGAGTTAGGGTATCAATCAGTTCGAATGGTAGAGCAAATGGGCGAATTTAGTGTTCGTGGGGGAATTTTAGATATTTTTCCGATGACAGAAGAAAATCCATTACGAATTGAATTTTTCGACGATGAAATTGATACGATTCGATACTTTTCACCGGATACCCAACGTTCCATTAATAAGGTTGATTCATTTATAATCTCTCCTACATTTGAGTTGGTGTATTCAGAGGAGCAAGTTAATCTATTTGAAAAAAGAATTAAGGAGCGTTTATCTCGAACAGTTCATTTATTAGATGATGAAACTCGAGAAGAGCTTTACGCTAAAATCTATCAAGATATCGAAAAAATTAAAAATCATCAAGACTTAGAGATTATGCATAAGTACATCTCGCTCTTATATGATGAGCCAAACACACTGTTATCATATTTGGATGATCCACTCGTTATTTATATAGATTATAATCGTATTTTAGAAAATCAAGAACATATGAATGAGGACGCATTGAGTTGGCAGGAAAGTGCAATTGAAAGCGGAAAGACAATTGTTGACTTAAATTTATATCGTCCTATTACAGAGATAAGTGCTTCTCGACAATTATTTTTGTTAGAGCATACCAGTTCATTAAAAGATATAGAACTAACCGAGCATATTAAATTAATGACTAAAAGTGTTAGTGAGTTTCATGGTCAGCTTGAGTTTTTCGCTAAAGAGTGTAAGCGGTTAAAAGAAAATAACACCACCGTATTTGTTGCTGTATCAAGCATGGAAGCGCGTAATAACTTAGCTAATTATTTAGAGGAACTAGGAATTACTGTTGTGTTTCCAACTTCAGTTGAAGAAGTTCGAGAAGGGTCTATTCATCTTATTTATGAAAGATTACCTTTAGGATTTGAATTACTTGATCCACGCATCGTTGTTTATACGGATTATGAAATTCATACAAAACGTAAAAAACCAACATCATATAAAAGTAACTTTAAAGAAGGTAAAAAAATTAAAGACTATAATGAGCTTAAAATTGGAGATTATGTTGTTCATGTCCAACACGGAATTGGACAATACATTGGAATTGAGACATTAGAAACAAATGGCGCCCTTAAAGATTTTATTATGATTGCTTATCGTGGTGGAGATAAGTTATATGTTCCTATTGATAAAATTGAGATGGTTCAAAAGTATGTAGGATCAGAAGGCGCAACACCCAAAATTCATAAACTAGGAACATCTGAATGGGAAAAAACAAAAGCTAAAGTTAAGAAAACGGTTAAAGACATTGCAGATAAGCTAATCAAAATTTATGCCAAACGTGAACATCTTCCAGGTTACGCTTTTTCTAAAGATACTATCGCTCAACAAGCTTTTGAAAATGCCTTTCCTTATGTTGAAACAGAAGATCAATTGAAAGCAGTTGCTGAAATTAAAGCAGATATGGAACAACCACATCCAATGGATCGTTTACTAATTGGAGATGTCGGGTATGGAAAGACAGAAGTCGCTATGCGTGCAGCTTTTAAAGCAGTTCAAGATGGAAAACAAGTGGCTTACTTAGCGCCAACAACCATTCTTTCTAAGCAACATTATGAGTCATTTGTGGCACGTTTTAAGGATTTTGATGTAAAAATTGGATTACTTAATCGTTATGTGTCAATAAAAGAACAACAGGAATTGCTAACAAATATAAAAAATGGTAAAATAAATATCGTTGTCGGAACGCATCGAATTTTATCGAAAGATGTAGTCTTTAATGATTTAGGAATTTTGATTATCGATGAAGAACAACGCTTCGGAGTTGAACATAAAGAGAAAATCAAAGAGTTTAAAACTGAAGTTGACGTCTTAACGCTTACTGCAACACCAATTCCAAGAACATTACAAATGTCGATGATTGGTATTCGAAGTTTATCACTGATTGAAACTCCACCGATGAACCGCTATCCAGTACAGACTTATGTGCTTGAGGAACATGATGGAGTAATTCGTGATGCAATTGAACGTGAATTAGCTAGGGATGGACAAGTGTTCTATTTATACAATAGGGTATCAGATATAGAGAAAAGAGCAGCAAAGATTCAAAAGTTAGTTCCAGATGCAGTTGTTGAATATGCACATGGACAAATGAGTAAAGAACAGCTTGAACAAACGATGGCTGATTTTGAAGAAAAGAAATTTAATGTCTTAGTTTGTACAACCATTATTGAAACAGGGATTGATATACCAAATGCGAACACCTTAATTATCTCTGATTCATATCGACTCGGGCTATCACAGCTTTACCAGCTAAGAGGTCGTGTTGGACGAAGTGATCGTATTGCGTACGCTTATTGTATGTATCCTCGAAATAAAGTGTTGACTGAAAATGCTGAAAAAAGGTTACAGACAATAAAAGAATTCACAGAACTTGGTTCAGGATTTAAAATTGCCATGCGCGATTTAGCAATACGTGGAGCGGGAGATATGTTAGGGGCACAACAATACGGATTTATAGATACAGTTGGACTTGATCTATATACGCAATTGTTAAGTGAAGCAGTCGTTCACGCGAGAGAAGGTAGCGATTTTGAAGTCGCTTCGTTTGAATTACCAAAGTTAGAATTTGACTTTCCAACGAAGGTTGACGCGTACATACCTGATTTTTATATCAGTGATGAATCAACTAAAATTGAAATTTATCAAAAGATTAAAAAAGTAACTAATGATGAAGAATATAATGACATTATTGATGAATTAATTGATCGTTTTGGAGACTTTCCAGACGATGTTAAATATTTAATTGATCTGACCTTTTTAAAAAATATTACGGAATCATACATACAAAAAACAAAATCGACTAACAATTCGATAGAATTCATATTAAAGGAAGATATTACACAAGATATTGATGGACA
- the yabG gene encoding sporulation peptidase YabG, translating to MSEVVKVGDIVGRRSYNSDTMFRIENIVDETAYLKGIFFRLTADAPLNDLEVISSEEYQRAEQVEFDQYRTILPPVMSQMRSYDNGDFYISGRILHVDGDEEYLQKSIKLYKYAKVYAQAFAVEEKDMKVKVPELVRRLRPNIVVITGHDALEDKEHEDDLSSYRSSKYFVETVNALREMEPSLDYLIVIAGACQSHFEALIGSGANFASSPKRINIHALDPAIIAATVALTPYEEQVDLREAIEKTIAQIAGIGGLQTKGTLRYGIRKV from the coding sequence ATGAGTGAGGTAGTCAAAGTAGGAGATATTGTTGGGAGACGTTCCTATAACTCAGATACGATGTTTCGAATTGAAAATATAGTTGATGAAACAGCCTATTTAAAGGGAATTTTTTTCCGACTTACAGCTGATGCTCCATTAAATGATTTAGAAGTAATCTCAAGTGAAGAATATCAACGAGCTGAACAAGTTGAATTTGATCAATATCGAACAATTTTACCACCTGTTATGAGCCAAATGCGTAGCTATGATAACGGGGATTTTTATATTAGCGGAAGGATTCTACATGTTGATGGAGATGAAGAGTACCTTCAGAAGAGTATTAAGTTGTACAAGTATGCAAAAGTTTATGCACAAGCCTTCGCTGTTGAGGAAAAGGATATGAAGGTAAAAGTACCTGAACTCGTTAGAAGGTTAAGACCAAATATTGTAGTCATTACTGGTCACGATGCTTTAGAAGATAAAGAGCATGAAGATGATTTGAGCTCGTATCGTAGTTCTAAATACTTTGTTGAAACAGTCAATGCCTTACGTGAGATGGAGCCATCGCTAGACTATTTGATAGTTATCGCAGGGGCTTGTCAGTCGCACTTTGAGGCATTAATTGGATCAGGAGCAAATTTTGCTTCTTCTCCTAAGCGAATTAATATTCATGCGTTAGATCCTGCAATTATTGCGGCAACTGTAGCACTTACCCCTTACGAAGAACAAGTAGACTTAAGGGAAGCTATTGAGAAAACAATTGCTCAAATTGCAGGAATTGGTGGGCTTCAAACCAAAGGAACGCTTCGTTATGGCATCAGAAAAGTTTAA
- the rnmV gene encoding ribonuclease M5, producing the protein MFKEVIVVEGRDDTRRLKEVYPEVETIETNGSAINQEVLDRIKILQEQRGVIVFTDPDFPGNKIRQAVMQYVPDCKHAHLQKGDAIAKNGRGLGVEHASDEAIKEALTNLITPKNTVVEEIESQFLFDFGLIGHSNSAKVRERLSQVLGIGYVNGKQLQKRLMMFGITKQQVVDALTEEHLEMLK; encoded by the coding sequence ATGTTTAAAGAAGTAATAGTTGTAGAAGGTCGTGATGACACACGTCGTTTAAAAGAAGTTTATCCTGAGGTTGAAACGATAGAAACTAATGGATCAGCTATTAATCAGGAAGTCTTAGATCGAATTAAAATTTTACAAGAACAACGAGGAGTCATTGTTTTTACTGACCCTGATTTTCCAGGAAATAAAATTCGCCAAGCAGTGATGCAGTACGTTCCAGATTGTAAGCATGCACACTTACAAAAAGGTGATGCGATTGCTAAAAACGGACGTGGTCTTGGAGTCGAACACGCTAGTGATGAAGCCATTAAAGAAGCTTTAACAAACTTAATTACACCTAAGAATACGGTGGTTGAAGAAATAGAATCACAATTTTTATTTGATTTTGGTCTAATTGGGCATTCAAACAGTGCAAAGGTTCGTGAAAGGTTAAGTCAAGTTTTAGGCATTGGTTATGTTAATGGAAAACAACTTCAAAAACGATTAATGATGTTTGGAATTACAAAACAACAAGTCGTAGACGCTCTAACGGAAGAACACTTAGAAATGTTAAAATAA
- the glmU gene encoding bifunctional UDP-N-acetylglucosamine diphosphorylase/glucosamine-1-phosphate N-acetyltransferase GlmU, whose protein sequence is MNKYAVVLAAGKGTRMKSSLHKVLHQVLGKSMVDHAVTNLEKIGVDKIVTVIGYEAESVQAELKDRVEYAMQTEQLGTGHAVMMTKDLLEGLDGVTIVTYGDVPLLTEQTIANLFDYHQSQEAAITILTACTDNPTGYGRIIRDELGNVLKIVEQKDANAGELLVKEINTGVCCYDNKVLFEALTKITNNNSQGEYYLTDLVGIIRDMGLKVVAYVNEDFEETLGVNDRVQLAYAEKVLRKRINEFHMRNGVTIINPEATYIGTDVQIGQDVIIYPGTMITGQSVIENHVVIGANSQIINSTIGAHTTVNASVISDSTIGSFTTVGPFAHIRMHAEIGNKARIGNFVEIKKSVFKDGAKSAHLSYIGDAELGENVNMGCGSITVNYDGKNKHKTIIGANTMVGCNVNLVAPVTIEPNTYLAAGSTITENVPEDALAIARPKQVNKEGYAKVLREKL, encoded by the coding sequence ATGAACAAATATGCGGTTGTACTAGCGGCTGGGAAAGGAACTCGAATGAAATCGAGTTTACATAAAGTATTACATCAAGTATTAGGTAAATCAATGGTTGATCATGCGGTAACTAATTTAGAAAAAATCGGAGTCGATAAAATCGTGACCGTTATTGGTTATGAAGCTGAATCGGTTCAAGCAGAGTTAAAAGATCGCGTAGAGTATGCAATGCAAACAGAACAATTAGGAACAGGTCATGCTGTTATGATGACAAAGGATTTATTAGAAGGATTAGATGGGGTAACGATCGTGACTTACGGAGATGTCCCACTTTTAACAGAACAGACGATTGCTAATTTATTTGATTATCATCAATCACAAGAAGCTGCGATTACCATTTTAACAGCTTGTACTGATAATCCGACAGGATACGGACGTATTATTCGTGACGAATTAGGAAATGTATTAAAAATTGTCGAACAAAAAGATGCAAACGCAGGCGAATTATTAGTAAAAGAAATTAATACTGGTGTTTGTTGCTATGATAATAAAGTATTATTTGAAGCTTTAACAAAGATTACAAATAATAACTCACAAGGGGAATACTATTTAACAGATTTAGTTGGTATTATTCGTGACATGGGATTAAAGGTAGTCGCTTATGTGAACGAAGATTTTGAAGAAACGTTAGGTGTCAACGATCGTGTTCAATTAGCTTATGCGGAAAAAGTTCTTCGCAAACGTATTAATGAATTCCATATGCGCAATGGTGTAACGATTATTAATCCAGAAGCGACGTATATTGGAACAGATGTTCAAATTGGACAAGATGTTATTATTTATCCGGGAACAATGATTACAGGTCAGTCTGTTATCGAAAATCATGTTGTTATTGGAGCAAATTCTCAAATTATCAATTCAACAATTGGTGCACATACTACCGTTAATGCATCTGTTATTTCAGATTCAACGATTGGTTCGTTTACAACAGTTGGACCATTCGCACATATTCGTATGCATGCTGAAATTGGAAATAAAGCTCGTATTGGTAATTTCGTTGAAATTAAAAAATCTGTGTTTAAAGATGGAGCTAAATCAGCACACTTAAGTTATATTGGAGATGCTGAACTTGGTGAAAATGTAAATATGGGATGTGGATCAATTACTGTCAATTATGATGGGAAAAATAAACATAAGACAATAATTGGTGCGAATACCATGGTTGGATGCAATGTGAATTTAGTTGCACCAGTGACTATTGAACCAAATACTTATTTAGCTGCAGGGTCAACCATTACAGAAAATGTTCCTGAAGATGCATTAGCTATTGCACGTCCAAAACAAGTAAATAAAGAAGGCTATGCTAAAGTTCTTCGTGAAAAATTATAA
- a CDS encoding Veg family protein — MANNIVTIRQELSEQVGKEVKLTAYESRNRVVEHTGVLSNTYPSIFVIDLDSERDSVDRVSYSYIDVLTGSVELKFN, encoded by the coding sequence TTGGCTAATAATATCGTAACTATTCGTCAAGAGTTGAGTGAACAAGTGGGTAAGGAAGTGAAGCTTACTGCTTATGAAAGTCGTAACCGTGTGGTTGAGCATACGGGAGTTTTATCGAATACGTATCCTTCTATTTTTGTAATTGATTTAGATAGTGAACGCGACTCAGTGGATCGTGTTTCTTATAGCTATATTGATGTTTTAACGGGATCAGTTGAATTAAAGTTTAATTAA
- the ispE gene encoding 4-(cytidine 5'-diphospho)-2-C-methyl-D-erythritol kinase, with translation MVTIKAPAKINLALDTLYKRKDNYHEVEMIMTTVDLADYITVTPLETNKIVIKSNEFTMPLNEKNLAYQAAQLFKEHFNIDKGVEIYIKKKIPVAAGLAGGSSNAAATLKALKELWQVDCTTDELAELGAKLGSDIPFCVYGGTALATGRGEIIQPIPSPPKCWVILIKPRIGVSTKEIYEALDASKVEHLDIEGMLQCINEKDYQGVCQRLGNSLEEVTLQRYPVVAEIKNKLVQFGADAVLMSGSGPTVFALVRKEYKLRRIINSINGCFRDHEVHAVRLIG, from the coding sequence ATGGTAACAATTAAAGCTCCAGCAAAAATAAATTTAGCATTAGATACGCTTTATAAACGTAAAGACAATTATCATGAAGTTGAAATGATTATGACAACTGTTGATTTAGCAGACTACATTACAGTCACTCCCCTTGAAACCAATAAAATCGTTATTAAATCTAATGAGTTTACGATGCCACTGAATGAAAAGAATTTAGCTTATCAAGCGGCTCAATTATTTAAGGAACATTTTAATATAGATAAAGGAGTCGAAATCTATATTAAAAAGAAAATTCCCGTGGCAGCGGGATTAGCAGGTGGAAGTAGTAATGCTGCTGCGACGTTAAAAGCATTAAAAGAACTTTGGCAAGTTGATTGTACAACTGATGAACTAGCTGAACTAGGGGCAAAGTTAGGATCAGATATACCATTTTGTGTATATGGTGGGACAGCCTTAGCAACAGGTCGTGGGGAAATCATTCAACCGATTCCATCTCCCCCAAAATGTTGGGTCATTTTAATTAAACCACGTATTGGTGTGTCAACGAAAGAAATTTACGAAGCCTTAGATGCTAGCAAGGTTGAGCATTTAGATATTGAGGGTATGTTACAGTGTATCAATGAAAAAGATTATCAAGGAGTTTGTCAGCGACTAGGAAACTCATTAGAAGAAGTCACGTTACAACGTTATCCTGTTGTAGCTGAAATTAAAAATAAGCTAGTTCAATTTGGGGCAGATGCTGTATTAATGAGTGGAAGTGGTCCAACTGTTTTTGCACTTGTTCGTAAAGAATATAAGCTAAGGCGAATTATTAATAGTATTAATGGATGTTTTAGAGATCACGAAGTACATGCTGTTCGATTAATTGGCTAA
- a CDS encoding ribose-phosphate diphosphokinase, with product MAEINRKKFKIFSLNANRELAQEIADRIGVPLSDLTVNRFADGEVQVNINETVRGHHVFVVQPTHSPVNENLMELLVMIDALKRASAKTINVIMPYYGYSRQDRKAKARQPITAKLVANLIEAAGATRVMTMDLHATQIQGFFDIPIDDFRAMPIIAKYFIDKDLKDIVVVSPDHGGATRARVLAEYLDAPIAIIDKRRPKPNVAEVMGLIGEVEGKHAIIIDDMIDTAGTIQIAANALKERGALSVYAACTHPILSGPAVERIENSAIKELVTTNTINLPEEKRSSKITQLSVGDLLAEGILHILNDEPVSDLFVYNRDLYNF from the coding sequence ATGGCAGAAATTAATCGTAAGAAGTTTAAAATTTTTAGTTTAAATGCTAATCGCGAATTAGCACAAGAAATTGCAGATCGAATTGGAGTCCCATTATCTGATTTAACAGTTAACCGATTTGCTGACGGAGAAGTACAAGTTAACATTAATGAAACTGTTCGTGGGCATCACGTATTTGTGGTTCAACCAACACATAGCCCAGTTAATGAAAATTTAATGGAACTTTTAGTTATGATCGATGCTTTAAAACGTGCATCTGCAAAAACAATTAATGTGATCATGCCGTATTATGGTTATTCACGTCAAGATCGTAAAGCAAAAGCTCGTCAACCAATTACAGCTAAATTAGTTGCTAACTTAATTGAGGCAGCGGGAGCAACGCGCGTTATGACAATGGATTTACACGCAACACAAATTCAAGGATTCTTTGATATTCCAATCGATGATTTCCGTGCAATGCCAATCATCGCAAAATACTTCATCGATAAAGACTTAAAAGACATTGTAGTCGTATCACCAGATCACGGTGGTGCAACACGTGCTCGTGTATTAGCGGAATACTTAGATGCACCTATCGCTATCATCGATAAACGTCGTCCAAAACCAAACGTTGCAGAGGTTATGGGATTAATCGGTGAAGTTGAAGGAAAACATGCCATCATCATCGATGACATGATTGATACAGCAGGAACAATCCAAATTGCTGCAAATGCATTAAAAGAACGCGGAGCTTTATCAGTATACGCTGCATGTACACATCCAATTCTTTCAGGACCTGCAGTTGAACGTATTGAAAACTCAGCTATTAAAGAATTAGTTACAACAAACACAATTAATCTGCCAGAAGAAAAACGAAGCTCTAAAATTACACAATTATCAGTTGGTGATTTATTAGCAGAAGGTATTTTACATATCTTAAATGACGAACCAGTTTCGGATTTATTCGTTTATAATCGTGATTTATACAATTTCTAA
- the pth gene encoding aminoacyl-tRNA hydrolase — protein MKLFVGLGNPGSKYERTRHNAGFMVIDKLSKAWNIELSEEKKFKGEIGRGVVKGEKVILLKPTTFMNLSGESVRAVMDFYDVDIDDLVVIYDDLDLPHGKIRMRLKGSAGGHNGIKSLISHVKTQEFKRIRVGIDRHPKIPVVDYVLGKFTEEELALVNQAIDLSVKACEMALTESFNKVMTEYSK, from the coding sequence ATGAAATTGTTTGTAGGTCTTGGAAATCCAGGTTCAAAATATGAAAGAACACGCCATAATGCAGGATTTATGGTGATTGATAAGCTTAGTAAAGCTTGGAATATTGAATTATCTGAGGAAAAGAAGTTTAAAGGAGAAATTGGACGTGGTGTTGTTAAAGGTGAAAAAGTAATCTTACTTAAGCCAACGACTTTCATGAACTTATCTGGAGAATCTGTACGTGCAGTGATGGATTTTTATGATGTTGATATTGACGATTTAGTGGTTATTTATGACGACTTAGATTTACCACACGGAAAAATTCGCATGCGTTTAAAAGGAAGTGCGGGAGGCCATAATGGAATTAAATCATTAATCTCACATGTTAAAACTCAAGAATTTAAACGTATTCGTGTTGGAATTGATCGACATCCAAAAATTCCAGTTGTTGATTACGTGTTAGGAAAGTTTACAGAAGAGGAGTTAGCACTTGTTAATCAAGCGATTGATTTATCAGTTAAAGCATGTGAAATGGCACTGACTGAATCTTTTAATAAAGTAATGACAGAATATAGTAAATAG
- the rsmA gene encoding 16S rRNA (adenine(1518)-N(6)/adenine(1519)-N(6))-dimethyltransferase RsmA produces the protein MRDIATKSNTKEIIERHGFTFKKSFGQNFLTDTNILNKIVNAADLTDEVGVIEIGPGIGALTEFIARKAKKVVAYEIDPRLIPILAETLAPYDNVKVIHQDILKADVASMIEEEFKDVKEIAVVANLPYYITTPILMGLIEKKLPIDRYVTMMQKEVAERLSAKPGSKDYNALSIAVQYYTEAKIALTVPKTVFIPAPNVDSAVVRLTKRQQPAVEVIDEDFFMDVVHAAFKQRRKTLQNNLNQHFMALTKEQVTDILEEADILPNRRGESLSIEEFAKLANTFYQHINQ, from the coding sequence ATGAGAGATATTGCAACGAAGTCAAACACAAAAGAAATTATCGAAAGACACGGATTTACTTTCAAAAAAAGTTTTGGACAAAACTTTTTAACAGACACAAATATTTTAAATAAAATTGTGAACGCAGCTGACTTAACAGATGAAGTTGGCGTGATTGAAATAGGTCCGGGAATTGGGGCTTTAACAGAATTCATTGCACGTAAAGCTAAAAAAGTGGTTGCTTATGAAATTGATCCAAGACTAATTCCGATTTTAGCAGAAACATTAGCTCCTTATGATAATGTTAAAGTGATTCATCAAGATATTTTAAAAGCAGATGTGGCTTCAATGATTGAAGAAGAATTCAAAGATGTTAAGGAAATTGCTGTGGTAGCTAATTTACCTTACTATATTACAACGCCTATTTTGATGGGATTAATTGAAAAGAAATTACCTATCGATCGCTATGTTACGATGATGCAAAAAGAAGTGGCTGAACGCTTATCAGCTAAACCAGGATCAAAGGATTATAACGCCTTATCAATCGCTGTTCAATATTATACGGAAGCAAAAATTGCATTAACTGTACCGAAAACAGTATTTATTCCAGCTCCAAACGTTGACAGTGCGGTTGTTCGTTTAACGAAGCGTCAACAACCGGCAGTAGAAGTTATTGATGAAGACTTCTTTATGGATGTTGTTCATGCAGCCTTTAAGCAACGTCGTAAAACGTTACAAAATAATTTAAATCAACACTTTATGGCATTAACGAAAGAACAAGTAACTGATATTTTAGAAGAAGCTGATATTTTACCAAATCGTCGTGGTGAATCATTATCTATTGAAGAGTTTGCGAAATTAGCTAATACATTTTACCAACATATCAATCAATAA
- the spoVG gene encoding septation regulator SpoVG yields MNITDVRIRKVETDNRMKAIASITLDDCFVIHDLRVIQGDEHLFVAMPSRKTSTGEFKDIAHPINHDTRKELEDFVIKAYEEAE; encoded by the coding sequence ATGAATATTACAGATGTAAGAATTCGCAAGGTAGAGACAGACAACAGAATGAAAGCTATTGCATCTATTACTTTAGATGATTGTTTTGTTATTCATGATTTACGTGTAATTCAAGGGGACGAACACTTATTCGTGGCAATGCCAAGTCGTAAAACTTCAACAGGAGAATTTAAAGATATTGCGCATCCAATTAATCATGATACACGCAAAGAACTAGAAGACTTTGTTATCAAAGCATACGAAGAAGCAGAATAA